A single genomic interval of Zingiber officinale cultivar Zhangliang chromosome 4A, Zo_v1.1, whole genome shotgun sequence harbors:
- the LOC121969981 gene encoding probable starch synthase 4, chloroplastic/amyloplastic isoform X1: protein MAPVAKVGGLGDVITGLGKALQRKGHLVEIVLPKYDCIQYDLIADLKALDVVIESYFDGQLFRNTIWVGTIEGLPVYLISPHHPAKFFWRGTYYGEHDDFKRFSFFSRAALELLYEAGKRPDIIHCHDWQTTFVVWTKSYLLKSCCLMVIDF, encoded by the exons ATGGCACCAGTTGCAAAG gtTGGTGGTTTAGGGGATGTTATCACTGGTCTTGGTAAAGCATTGCAGAGGAAGGGACACCTAGTGGAAATTGTCCTTCCAAAATATGATTGTATACAGTATGATCTTATTGCCGATCTGAAG GCACTGGATGTTGTGATAGAGTCTTATTTTGATGGACAACTATTCAGGAACACAATTTGGGTTGGGACTATTGAAG GTCTGCCTGTTTATTTAATTTCGCCTCACCATCCAGCCAAGTTCTTCTGGAGAGGAACATATTATGGAGAGCATGATGACTTCAAACGGTTTTCATTTTTTAGTCGTGCTGCACTTGAGTTGCTCTATGAAGCTGGGAAAAGGCCTGACATAATCCATTGTCATGATTGGCAGACAACCTTTGTTGTATGGACCAAATCCTATCTTCTTAAATCGTGTTGTCTGATGGTCATTGATTTCTAG
- the LOC121969981 gene encoding probable starch synthase 4, chloroplastic/amyloplastic isoform X3 translates to MAPVAKVGGLGDVITGLGKALQRKGHLVEIVLPKYDCIQYDLIADLKALDVVIESYFDGQLFRNTIWVGTIEGLPVYLISPHHPAKFFWRGTYYGEHDDFKRFSFFSRAALELLYEAGKRPDIIHCHDWQTTFVLTVSEDYY, encoded by the exons ATGGCACCAGTTGCAAAG gtTGGTGGTTTAGGGGATGTTATCACTGGTCTTGGTAAAGCATTGCAGAGGAAGGGACACCTAGTGGAAATTGTCCTTCCAAAATATGATTGTATACAGTATGATCTTATTGCCGATCTGAAG GCACTGGATGTTGTGATAGAGTCTTATTTTGATGGACAACTATTCAGGAACACAATTTGGGTTGGGACTATTGAAG GTCTGCCTGTTTATTTAATTTCGCCTCACCATCCAGCCAAGTTCTTCTGGAGAGGAACATATTATGGAGAGCATGATGACTTCAAACGGTTTTCATTTTTTAGTCGTGCTGCACTTGAGTTGCTCTATGAAGCTGGGAAAAGGCCTGACATAATCCATTGTCATGATTGGCAGACAACCTTTGTT TTAACAGTAAGTGAAGACTACTATTAG
- the LOC121969981 gene encoding probable starch synthase 4, chloroplastic/amyloplastic isoform X2: protein MAPVAKVGGLGDVITGLGKALQRKGHLVEIVLPKYDCIQYDLIADLKALDVVIESYFDGQLFRNTIWVGTIEGLPVYLISPHHPAKFFWRGTYYGEHDDFKRFSFFSRAALELLYEAGKRPDIIHCHDWQTTFVVTGTWIFMNQYNG, encoded by the exons ATGGCACCAGTTGCAAAG gtTGGTGGTTTAGGGGATGTTATCACTGGTCTTGGTAAAGCATTGCAGAGGAAGGGACACCTAGTGGAAATTGTCCTTCCAAAATATGATTGTATACAGTATGATCTTATTGCCGATCTGAAG GCACTGGATGTTGTGATAGAGTCTTATTTTGATGGACAACTATTCAGGAACACAATTTGGGTTGGGACTATTGAAG GTCTGCCTGTTTATTTAATTTCGCCTCACCATCCAGCCAAGTTCTTCTGGAGAGGAACATATTATGGAGAGCATGATGACTTCAAACGGTTTTCATTTTTTAGTCGTGCTGCACTTGAGTTGCTCTATGAAGCTGGGAAAAGGCCTGACATAATCCATTGTCATGATTGGCAGACAACCTTTGTT GTGACAGGTACTTGGATTTTTATGAATCAATATAATGGTTGA